From the Topomyia yanbarensis strain Yona2022 unplaced genomic scaffold, ASM3024719v1 HiC_scaffold_39, whole genome shotgun sequence genome, one window contains:
- the LOC131695362 gene encoding uncharacterized protein LOC131695362 has protein sequence MLTNHTEIDRIATSLATEGITWHMIPPRAPNFGGLWEAAVKVAKRHLVRQLGNTVLFYEDLLTILAQIESCMNSRPLVSLSEDPNDLHALTPGRFLFVQQKVQHFWYRWRNEYLKELQRQATVNPEKVNLKVGQVVILQDQLLSLTRWSLARVEEIFPEKDDVSRVVVLRTPSGTYRRPAYKVCPLPDTFDEDEEVSATLNQADDIICSSN, from the exons ATGCTTACCAACCACACCGAAATAGACCGTATCGCTACCAGTCTCGCAACGGAGGGAATCACATGGCACATGATACCCCCACGTGCCCCAAATTTCGGTGGCCTCTGGGAGGCAGCCGTGAAGGTGGCCAAACGTCACCTCGTTCGTCAATTGGGCAACACCGTATTGTTCTACGAAGACTTGCTGACGATTCTAGCGCAGATAGAGAGCTGTATGAATTCCCGCCCGCTTGTTTCTCTATCGGAGGATCCCAACGATCTGCACGCCCTAACGCCGGGGCGTTTTCTT TTCGTCCAGCAGAAAGTTCAGCACTTTTGGTACCGCTGGAGAAACGAGTACCTGAAAGAACTACAACGACAAGCTACCGTAAACCCAGAAAAAGTCAACCTTAAGGTTGGCCAGGTGGTGATCCTGCAAGACCAGCTTTTATCTCTAACGCGGTGGTCATTGGCTCGAGTTGAAGAAATTTTTCCTGAAAAAGACGACGTTTCACGAGTGGTGGTTCTGCGAACACCGTCCGGAACTTACAGGCGACCCGCCTACAAGGTGTGTCCGTTACCTGATACGTTCGACGAGGATGAAGAAGTCAGCGCAACCCTCAACCAAGCTGAcgacatcatttgttcatcaaaTTAG
- the LOC131695363 gene encoding uncharacterized protein LOC131695363: MSCLLNLGGFQLRKWCSNFPAALDGIPHEDLATQSSRTFDPEETIKTLGISWEPSSDLFRFDINTNAVTEPITKRSILSAIARLYDPLGLIAPIIIRAKMLLQLLWTLSLDWDEDVPGEVQTRWKGFASELPDLSSYRISRYAFGEGDIQLHCFADASKAVYGTCVYARSVDALGGVKVELIASKSRVGPLKRRSIPRLELCAVQLAAHLYEKDYSALDMKFSSVWFWSDSTVVLHWLSSPPHTWKAFIANRVADIQETTRGGKWCHVPGATNPADLVSRDMTVEQLGNISEWRHGLHWMQGELDDWPKQNWITSTTHSHEELERKHSVLTIQTPTLPNPLVARFSSYLKMVRTTAYCLRFFFIMLEAENEQPLQYYWFTNWSEQKRFW, translated from the coding sequence ATGAGTTGCTTACTCAATCTAGGcggatttcagttgagaaaatgGTGTTCAAACTTCCCAGCTGCTCTAGACGGTATTCCACATGAAGATTTGGCCACACAATCTAGCAGAACTTTCGATCCAGAGGAAACTATAAAGACTTTAGGCATAAGTTGGGAGCCGTCGTCCGATCTATTCCGCTTTGATATAAACACTAACGCAGTTACTGAACCGATTACCAAACGAAGCATTCTTTCGGCTATTGCTCGATTATATGATCCGCTCGGATTGATTGCCCCGATTATAATTCGAGCTAAAATGCTTCTTCAATTGCTGTGGACGTTATCGCTAGATTGGGATGAAGATGTACCGGGCGAGGTACAGACGAGGTGGAAAGGTTTCGCTTCGGAACTGCCTGATTTGTCATCGTATCGTATTAGCCGCTACGCATTTGGTGAAGGTGATATACAATTACATTGCTTTGCAGACGCATCGAAGGCAGTGTATGGGACATGTGTTTATGCTCGATCGGTTGATGCATTAGGAGGAGTGAAGGTTGAGCTCATCGCATCAAAATCGAGGGTAGGCCCACTAAAACGACGCAGCATCCCACGGCTGGAATTATGTGCGGTACAACTTGCTGCACATCTTTATGAGAAAGATTATTCAGCTTTAGATATGAAGTTTTCGTCAGTATGGTTTTGGTCGGATTCTACTGTGGTTCTACACTGGCTCAGTTCGCCCCCTCACACCTGGAAGGCCTTTATTGCGAACAGAGTAGCAGACATCCAAGAAACAACCCGTGGTGGCAAATGGTGTCACGTTCCTGGTGCAACCAACCCGGCTGATTTAGTTTCCCGCGATATGACAGTGGAGCAGTTAGGGAATATCAGTGAATGGAGACATGGACTACATTGGATGCAGGGGGAATTGGATGACTGGCCGAAACAGAACTGGATAACATCGACCACACACTCGCATGAAGAACTGGAACGCAAACACTCTGTCCTTACTATTCAAACCCCAACGCTACCCAACCCCTTAGTAGCCCGTTTTTCGTCCTATCTTAAAATGGTACGTACGACCGCGTATTGCCTGCggttttttttcataatgcTAGAGGCGGAAAACGAACAACCTCTACAGTATTATTGGTTCACGAATTGGAGCGAGCAAAAACGGTTCTGGTAA